The following is a genomic window from Crocinitomicaceae bacterium.
AATTCCCAGTTTAGGATCTCCGGTGAAAATGTATTTTGCTTCGCAGTCATTCACCAGCGTGATATAATCTGCAACTTCAAGATTAGCAAAAAGCGGCACATGCACTGCACCGGTCTGAGACAAGGCCATGTCGGTAAAATTCCATTCAGGCCGGTTATTTGAAATGGTTACAACTTTTTCTCCTTTTGCTAAACCAGCTTTTATTAGGCCAAGACTGAGCTGATCAGAAAATTTCACGTAATCAGCAGCACTATAATGTACCCATTGCCCTTTTTCTTTTCCGGCAAAAGCAGTTTTTTTTGTGCTGAATTTTGTACGATACAAATCCAGAATATCAAATGTTTTGTTCAGGCTCATTTCAGATTCTTGTTAATGAATAATGAATTGGTTGTGCTTTAGTTCTTTTTTTTCCTGTGCCACCGCGGCGGCATATCCTGCAGGTGCATTTACTGTCTTATAATATGCCTTTGTATTCTCTATTTCTCTGACAAGATAGCTATTTTCTGCAAAGTCAATTTCAAATTTATGAGGCTCAAGGCGCATGCCCAAGCCTGTAAGTTTTAAAAAGGATTCTTTGATTGTCCAGAGTTGGAAAAAATTTTCAGGTTTTTGGTTTTCATTTTTGCAGATGATGTGTTGTTCTGCAGATGTAAAGTTTTTTTCAATCAGATTTTCAAGATCATGGAGTGGTCTGATTTTTTCAATATCAATTCCAATTGGTCCGCTGCGCGACACGGCAACCATACACATTCCGCCGGTATGAGATACATTGAAATCTATTGCATAATCTGGTAAAATGGGTTTGTCCAATTGATTTGTTTGAATGATAATTTCAGCGGGTTCAATTTTTAAAAAGAGAGACAAAACATACTTGAGCAAAATGCGTGACGAAATAAATTGCGCTCGTGCGGCATCGTTCAAAAAAAAGTTTGCTCTTTGCACTTCGGATGTATTCAAAATAAAACCGGGATCAGAAACAAACGCTTGTTCTGACCCCGGTTGAGTAAAAATATATTCAGACTTTGGTTGTTAACACCTGTATCCACTTTATGCCCAATTAATGCCGGCCAGTGTATGGTATGTGTGTCAACAGTCTGCATTGGCGGTTAAGCCAGTACAACTTCTTCCAATTCGTCTGCTACTAATGGCAACAAATCTTCTTTATTATCTCTGCAGAACAAGTGACCACCTTTTACTTGTTTCAATGCAAAATGAGAAGACGTGTGTGCTTTCCATCCATTTACCTGATCAACTGAGAAGATATTATCTTCTGTTCCGGCAAATGCAATTAATGGACATGTCAGCGGAGCATCTTCATAATAGGTATAATTTTTACCTAATAGAATATCAGCTCTCAGAGAAGGAAGCATTTCATTGAACACTTGTTCATTTTCAATCACCGCTTCAGGTATTTCAAGTGAGCGCAAGTGATTTTTAATGTTAGGTATGTTGTGATCTTTGTATACTTCGTTGTCAGCAATGGCATCAAGGAATTTGAACGGACTCACCATGTGAGGTGCTCTCCATCCGCCAACCATAAATTTCACCGGATTCACGTCATACTTCTTGCGCAAATGTCTAGCAAGCTCAAGTGCAACACCTGCACCGGAACTATGGCTATAGAATGCACATGGTGCAGTTAAAAGCGGCTCCATTACCTCAGCTAATTTTTCAACCAGCTTGAATACATCATCAAATGGTTTTTCATTTCCGCGTTCTTCACGACCCGGGAATTGAACTGCACACACTTCAACGTTGTCAGGTAAAAACTCATGCCAGTTATTGAAGATAGATGCTCCACCTGCAAAGTATGGAAGACAGAACAGACGCAATCTTGGATTGTCTACTTTTTTTGTGCGAATAATCCATTTATCTAATTCTGATTTTATTTCATCTTGTCCGCCATCTGTTGATGTTGAACCTGAGAACATTTCTAAAATTTGTACGGTCATTTCTTCCATTGAAGGGCCGCGCATAATTTTCATCATTGAATAATCAACGCCAACGTTTGATTGTATCCAGTTTCTGATTTGGTTTGCCATCAATGAATCCAAGCCGTATTTTGTAACCGGTTCAACTACGCTCAATTTGTCAGCAGTAGTACCCAATACGCGACCAAATGTTTCTTTCAACTGATCAATCAGAATAGTGAATTTCTCTTCTGCAGATGCTTCAGTTAATGATGCTTTTAATGCGCCATCACCTGCACCTGCACGTCCACCTCCTTGAAGTGATTTTTCATTTACTAAATGCGCAAAACGACTTGATTTTGCTGTGTGTGGATAGAATCCTCCAATCACTTCCCAATCAGAATCAGTTGCAACGCGTTGTACAGGGTTCGTCAACAATATTTGTTCTAAAACTCCTAATGCTTGTTGCAATGAGAATTGTTTCCATCCTTGTTTATACAGTAATCCACCAACATTTCCACTGCGTGCTACAAATCCAACATCACCTAATACACCCCAGTTAATGGTTGTGGCGGCAAGACCTTGTGATCGTCTCCAATGTGAAAAATTATCAAGGAAACTATTTGCACCAACATAACTTACCTGCCCGGGATTACCATAAATTGCAGAGATAGAAGAGTAAGAAACAAAATGATCCAAATCCATTGCTTTGGTTTCTTCATGCAGCAACCAGCATCCTACTGCTTTTGGTATGAAAACTTTCAAATAACGTTCACGGGTAATTTCCGGAATACTTCCGTCATCAAGCACCATGGCCGCGTGTTGTATACCTTTTAAAGGCGGCATTGAAGATTTGATTTCAGCAAAAATGCGTTTGATGTCTTCTTGATTTGAAACATCGCCTTTTGCCATCATCACGTTAACTCCTTTTGCACGCATGCGGTCAACAACTGCTTTTTCTTGTTCTGTTTTTGTTCCTGAACGGCTTAATAGAATTAGATTTTTTGCTCCGCGTGATGACATCCATTCTGCAACAGCTAATCCAAATCCAGATGCTCCACCTGTTACCAGATAACTTCCGTTTTCTTTGAATTGTATTTTAACCGGAGGTGCAATTTTCACATCGCCTTCCATTTTCACAATTACTTTACCAATGTGTCTTGCGCCTGCCATGAACTGGAATGCGTCAGCCAATTTATCAATGGTAAATACTTGTACCGGGTGTGCAGGGAATTTATGTTCAACAAAATAATCAATTGACTGTTGGAATAATTTTCCACCCGCTTCTTTTTTCTGTTCAAATAAGCGGTCAACGTCTACACCAAAATAGCTCAGGTTGTTTCCAAAAGGTTGCAATCCAAGTTTGCTATTACGGTAGATATCGGTTTTTCCAATTTCAACAAAACGACCATACGCTGAAAGACAACGTACTGATTTGAAAATGGCTTCGCCTGAAAGAGAATTCAACACTACATCAACTCCTTTGCCATTGGTTTTTTCCATAATTTGATCAGCAAATTCAAGCGTACGTGAGCTCATGATATTTGCAGGTTTAACACCAATGCTTTCAATGTAAGCGCGTTTGTCTGCACTACTTACCGTTGCGTAAACTTCAGCACCAATAGAAAGTGCAATATGAATAGCAGCAATACCAACACCACCGGCAGCGGCGTGGATCAATACTTTTTCACCTTTTTCAAGTCGGCAATGATGAATGAGTGAGAAATAAGCTGTAGTGTAAACAACCGGTAAACTTGCAGCTTCAGTCCATGAAAGATGTGCTGGTTTTTTTACAACGTGCACCGCTTTTGGATAAGCAAATCCACCTAAACATGAAGGTGCAGTTGCCATTACTTCATCTCCTGCTTTCAGGTTTTTTACATTTTTTCCTACTGCTGAAACTACTCCGGCACATTCAAGACCAAATGTTTTGCCGAATAAACCACCAACAACTGCTTCATCTGACAACAAGCCCATACCAATCATGATATCTCTGAAGTTTAATGCAGATGCTTTAACTTGCACTTCTACCTCATCATCTTTTGGTGTTGTTCTGTCTGTGTGACGAAGTACCAGATTATCCAGTACACCATATTCTGTCATGGTTGCTTTGTATGATGATCCTTCAGCAGGCATTGTTTTATATGCGCGCTGTGCAATCACATCTGTAGTGATGCGCTCAAGACGATTCACGAATCGTTTTTTGCCGCGGTATGCAATCTCATCTGTATGTTCTGCTGAGAATAATTCATCTGCCAACTGATCTAATTCTTCAGGTAAAATGTCTGAACTAAAATCAACCAGTGATGATTGATAATTTGGGAACTCATTTACAATTACTCTGGCAACTCCGCGTAATCCTTCTTGTGAAAGATTCAATACTTGCGGGCTTCCGGCAACTGTTTGTGATCCGTTGAACAGAGTCCAAATGCGTGGATTTGAAGAAAAGTTAGTAGCATTCAATTTGCGCATGATATTCATGAGCATTACGGATGAATTGTCTTCAGCTGCAACTATAGTTTGTGCATTTAACTGATTGTTGGATACTGAATCAAGTCCCCAAGCAAAGATGATACCTTCTAAATTATTATTTGCGCACGCAGCATCAACTACGGCATTGGCATCATCTTGTGACAAAGCAGCAACCGAATAAGCATTATCGTTTGCTTTACTGAATTTATCAGCGCGTGAAACTTTAATACAGTTTTTGCCATTTGCATTCAGTTTGCTGATCATGTTATCAGCAATTCCTTTGTCATCAGCAAATACTAACCAGTTTGCATTTTTTGCTTTTCCTTGTTTAATGTGATCATCCGTGTGCATTTCCAATTTTGGAGCACGCGCCATAATGATATTCTGGCATGATGAATCA
Proteins encoded in this region:
- a CDS encoding 4'-phosphopantetheinyl transferase superfamily protein, with protein sequence MQRANFFLNDAARAQFISSRILLKYVLSLFLKIEPAEIIIQTNQLDKPILPDYAIDFNVSHTGGMCMVAVSRSGPIGIDIEKIRPLHDLENLIEKNFTSAEQHIICKNENQKPENFFQLWTIKESFLKLTGLGMRLEPHKFEIDFAENSYLVREIENTKAYYKTVNAPAGYAAAVAQEKKELKHNQFIIH